A genomic segment from Nicotiana tabacum cultivar K326 chromosome 7, ASM71507v2, whole genome shotgun sequence encodes:
- the LOC107763624 gene encoding LOW QUALITY PROTEIN: potassium transporter 7 (The sequence of the model RefSeq protein was modified relative to this genomic sequence to represent the inferred CDS: deleted 2 bases in 1 codon) has translation MMDEGLERERDRQNGRLASMDSIESRWVFQDEDDSEIDSVDRDTVDGDGDSTPLNGLELDSDDEDNAEQKLIRTGPRIDSFDVEALDVPGAQKNDYEDVSAGRTILLAFQTLGVVFGDVGTSPLYTFSVMFSKAPVNSNEDVLGALSLVLYTLILIPLVKYVLIVLWANDDGEGGTFALYSLLCRHAKVNLLPNQLPSDARISSFRLKVPSPELERSLKLKERLEASLTLKKLLLILVLAGTSMVIADGVVTPAMSVMSAVGGLKVGVSGVKQDQVVMISVAFLVILFSVQQYGTSKVGLVVGPALFIWFCSLGGIGVYNLIKYDSRVWRAFNPVHIYYYFKRNSTKAWYSLGGCLLCATGSEAMFADLCYFSVRSVQLTFMFLVLPCLLLGYLGQAAYLMENHADTTQAFFSSVPSGAFWPVFLIANIAALIASRAMTTATFSCIKQSTALGCFPRLKIVHTSRKFMGQIYIPGMNWFLLALSLVLVCSISSIYEIGNAYAVAELGVMMMTTILVTIVMLLIWQINILIVLSFLIIFLGLELTFFSSVLWSVGDGSWIILVFAVVLFLIMYIWNYGSKLKYETEVKQKMSMDLLRELGPNLGTIRAPGIGLLYNELAKGIPAIFGHFLTTLPAVHSMIIFVCIKYVPLPVVPQNERFLFRRVCPKSYHIFRCVARYGYKDARKENHHTFEQLLIESLEKFIRREAQERSLESDGDGSNSEEEYAFSRVLVAPNGSVYSLGVPLLADFRGTGKAVMEESTSEELKPGTSSESLLSDAEQSLDKELSFIRKAKESGVVYLLGHGDVRARKDSWFIKKLIINYFYAFLRKNSRRGIANLSVPHSHLVQVGMQYMV, from the exons ATGATGGACGAGGGTTTAGAGAGGGAAAGGGACCGGCAAAATGGCAGATTAGCGTCTATGGATTCGATTGAATCACGCTGGGTATTTCAGGACGAGGATGATTCGGAGATTGATAGTGTTGATCGCGATACTGTGGATGGAGATGGCGATTCGACACCGCTAAATGGCTTGGAATTGGACTCTGATGATGAGGATAATGCGGAGCAGAAGCTGATCCGTACTGGTCCTCGTATTGATTCGTTTGATGTGGAAGCTCTTGATGTTCCCGGTGCTCAAAAGAACGACTATGAG GATGTCTCAGCGGGTAGGACAATC CTGTTGGCTTTTCAGACTCTTGGAGTTGTTTTTGGCGACGTGGGAACAAGTCCCTTGTATACCTTTAGTGTGATGTTTAGTAAGGCCCCGGTCAATAGCAATGAAGACGTTCTTGGTGCATTATCCCTTGTTTTATATACCTTAATCCTCATTCCCTTGGTTAAATATGTCCTTATTGTTCTTTGGGCCAACGATGACGGTGAAG GTGGTACCTTTGCTTTGTACTCATTGCTTTGTAGGCATGCAAAGGTTAATCTTCTCCCCAATCAACTTCCATCAGATGCTCGCATATCAAGCTTTAGACTAAAGGTGCCATCTCCAGAACTTGAGAGATCTTTAAAACTAAAGGAAAGACTAGAGGCTTCATTGACATTGAAAAAGCTTCTTCTGATCTTAGTTCTTGCTGGCACTTCAATGGTGATTGCTGATGGTGTTGTTACACCTGCTATGTCAG TAATGTCAGCTGTTGGTGGCTTAAAAGTCGGAGTTTCTGGGGTTAAGCAAG aTCAAGTAGTGATGATCTCGGTGGCATTTCTTGTAATTCTCTTCAGCGTACAGCAGTATGGGACAAGTAAAGTGGGTCTTGTTGTTGGTCCTGCTTTGTTTATATGGTTTTGTTCCCTGGGTGGTATTGGTGTCTACAACCTCATTAAGTATGATTCTCGTGTTTGGAGGGCATTTAATCCTGTTCACATATACTATTATTTCAAGCGAAACTCAACAAAGGCCTGGTACTCTCTTGGTGGTTGTCTTTTGTGTGCAACAG GTTCTGAGGCAATGTTTGCAGATCTTTGCTATTTTTCCGTGAGGTCAGTTCAG CTTACATTTATGTTCCTTGTGCTGCCATGCCTTCTATTGGGATACCTTGGTCAAGCTGCTTACCTGATGGAGAACCATGCCGATACAACACAAGCTTTCTTCTCTTCTGTGCCAA GTGGAGCTTTCTGGCCTGTCTTCTTGATTGCCAATATAGCTGCTTTGATTGCCAGTAGAGCAATGACCACAGCAACTTTTTCTTGCATTAAACAATCTACAGCTCTAGGCTGCTTCCCTCGCCTTAAGATTGTTCATACGTCTCGGAAGTTCATGGGTCAGATTTATATCCCAGGCATGAACTGGTTTCTTCTGGCGTTGTCTTTGGTGTTGGTCTGCTCTATCTCAAGTATATATGAGATTGGAAATGCTTATG CTGTAGCGGAGCTTGGGGTGATGATGATGACAACAATATTGGTTACTATTGTTATGCTTCTGATATGGCAGATCAACATCTTAATTGTGCTAAGTTTTCTCATTATATTCTTGGGATTGGAGTTAACATTCTTCTCATCTGTTTTATGGAGTGTGGGAGATGGAAGTTGGATTATACTTGTCTTTGCTGTAGTCTTGTTCCTGATTATGTACATCTGGAATTATGGAAGCAAGCTGAAGTATGAAACTGAAGTCAAGCAAAAGATGTCTATGGATTTGTTGCGGGAACTGGGCCCCAACCTTGGAACTATCAGAGCTCCTGGAATTGGCTTGCTTTATAATGAACTAGCAAAGGGAATACCAGCCATATTCGGACACTTTCTCACCACTCTACCTGCTGTGCATTCCATGATCATTTTTGTTTGTATAAAATATGTTCCTCTTCCAGTTGTACCTCAGAATGAAAGGTTTCTGTTCCGGCGAGTCTGCCCCAAAAGCTACCACATATTCCGTTGTGTTGCCag ATATGGGTACAAGGATGCTCGTAAAGAAAATCACCACACTTTTGAGCAACTGCTCATTGAAAGTCTCGAGAAGTTCATACGCAGAGAAGCTCAGGAGCGATCACTTGAAAGTGATGGCGATGGTTCGAACTCTGAAGAAGAGTATGCCTTCTCGAGGGTCCTTGTAGCTCCAAATGGAAGTGTTTATTCACTAGGCGTTCCTCTCTTGGCGGATTTTAGGGGCACAGGAAAGGCAGTTATGGAAGAAAGCACTTCAGAAGAGCTGAAACCTGGGACTTCTTCTGAGTCGTTATTGTCTGATGCAGAACAATCCCTTGACAAGGAGCTCTCGTTCATTCGCAAGGCCAAAGAATCTGGTGTGGTCTATCTTCTTGGTCATGGAGATGTTAGGGCAAGGAAGGATTCATGGTTCATTAAGAAGCttatcataaattatttttacgcTTTCTTGAGAAAGAATAGTAGGAGGGGAATTGCCAATTTGAGTGTACCACATTCACATTTAGTGCAAGTTGGCATGCAGTATATGGTGTGA